A genomic window from Melanotaenia boesemani isolate fMelBoe1 chromosome 15, fMelBoe1.pri, whole genome shotgun sequence includes:
- the LOC121654646 gene encoding uncharacterized protein LOC121654646: MRTCSGLFIRRAESVPERPAHSHAKRRRTGPAESSVEPELGPGATHQCLSTHQCPNTHFPSSPISSLKFCYGAQPGSEPRAQPLKTWTIKKVKIMGQNVAGLMHVSPQEGVSAPQQAASLSVTGGVGPAAMQPSVLVRSGSANLTPLGPLADKAPQWRMCRASDWVMKTVIRGYRLQFASTPPRFNGILQSQARGDRARVLQEEISTLQNKGAIQLVPPEQSQSGFYSRYFLVPKKDGGLRPILDLRALNRYLRQYTFRMLTHAALIRCIRPGDWFVSIDLKDAYFHVPIYPPHRKYLRFSFQGKCYEYLVLPFGLSLSPRVFVKCAEAAIAPLRERGLRLATYIDDWLLAAQSQEEVQAHIRVLTSHLAALGFTINWEKSVLSPTQDITFIGLSLNSVEFRARLSVERVKALRACLALFRRGAWLKFRLCLRLLGLMASALVVIPFGRLHMRPFQRWVASLKLSPTRHGHCRVLISLACVQALRPWKRTAFLTTGVPMGTVLTRKVVTTDASMSGWGATHEGRTVNGLWSSQMQSVHINCLELLAVSLALRHFLPLLRGQHVLVRTDNTTVVAYINRQGGLRSRHLHTLAHRLVIWSSSRLLSLRATHVPGILNRGADLLSRGHPRYKDWKLHSEVVTLIWDKYGRAEIDLFASRENAQCPMFYSLTDQSAPLGLDALAHEWPRLLLYAFPPLELIIPTLARVREGGHSLILIAPRWPGKHWLAEIFQLLCSQPWPLPPRRDLLSQARGEIFHPHPERMALWAWPVRG, translated from the coding sequence ATGCGGACATGTTCAGGACTGTTCATAAGACGTGCAGAGAGTGTGCCGGAGCGCCCCGCACACAGCCACGCCAAAAGGAGGAGAACCGGACCTGCCGAGAGCTCAGTGGAGCCAGAGCTGGGTCCTGGTGCCACACACCAGTGCCTGAGCACACACCAGTGCCCAAACACACACTTCCCCTCCTCCCCTATAAGTTCATTAAAGTTCTGTTACGGCGCGCAGCCAGGCTCCGAGCCGAGGGCGCAGCCATTAAAAACATggacaataaaaaaagtgaaaataatggGACAGAATGTGGCTGGGCTGATGCACGTGTCGCCACAAGAGGGCGTCAGTGCTCCACAGCAGGcagcctctctctctgtcacagGCGGAGTAGGCCCTGCTGCAATGCAGCCCAGCGTGTTGGTACGCTCTGGGTCTGCAAATCTAACGCCACTCGGCCCATTAGCGGACAAAGCACCGCAGTGGAGGATGTGTCGGGCATCGGACTGGGTAATGAAGACTGTAATCAGAGGTTACAGACTCCAGTTTGCCTCCACCCCACCCCGTTTCAACGGGATACTGCAGTCGCAGGCCCGGGGAGACAGGGCTCGTGTTTTGCAGGAGGAAATCTCCACCCTGCAGAACAAGGGCGCAATTCAGCTTGTGCCACCAGAGCAAAGCCAGAGCGGCTTTTATTCGAGATATTTTCTCGTCCCGAAAAAGGACGGGGGTCTGCGGCCGATACTAGATTTGCGTGCTCTGAACAGATACTTAAGACAGTACACGTTCAGGATGCTGACACACGCAGCTCTAATACGGTGTATACGTCCAGGAGACTGGTTCGTCTCCATAGACTTAAAGGACGCTTATTTTCACGTCCCTATTTACCCCCCTCACAGAAAATACCTCAGATTTTCCTTCCAAGGGAAATGTTACGAATACCTGGTGCTCCCGTTCGGTCTTTCTCTAAGTCCACGGGTTTTTGTAAAATGCGCCGAGGCTGCCATCGCTCCCCTGAGGGAGAGGGGGCTGCGCCTGGCGACGTACATAGACGATTGGCTTCTTGCAGCACAATCTCAGGAGGAGGTTCAGGCGCACATCAGGGTGCTAACTTCACACCTGGCTGCTCTGGGCTTCACAATAAATTGGGAAAAGAGCGTTTTGTCCCCAACTCAGGACATCACATTCATAGGCTTGTCCCTAAACTCAGTCGAGTTCCGGGCACGTCTCTCTGTGGAAAGGGTGAAAGCTCTTCGGGCTTGTCTGGCACTTTTCCGCAGGGGGGCGTGGCTGAAATTCAGACTATGTCTGAGACTGCTTGGGCTGATGGCATCGGCGCTGGTGGTGATCCCATTCGGCCGTCTGCACATGCGCCCGTTCCAGCGATGGGTTGCGTCACTCAAACTGAGTCCGACGCGTCACGGTCACTGCCGCGTCCTGATCTCGCTGGCATGCGTCCAGGCTCTGCGTCCTTGGAAACGCACGGCATTCCTGACCACGGGCGTTCCCATGGGGACCGTGTTAACCAGGAAGGTTGTCACTACGGATGCCTCCATGTCAGGATGGGGTGCCACACACGAAGGCAGGACAGTGAACGGTTTATGGAGTTCGCAGATGCAATCGGTTCACATAAACTGCCTGGAACTCCTGGCGGTCTCTTTGGCGTTGAGACATTTTTTGCCTCTTCTGAGAGGACAACATGTTCTGGTCAGGACCGACAACACCACAGTGGTGGCGTATATCAACAGACAAGGTGGTCTGCGCTCACGTCATCTGCACACGTTGGCACACAGGCTGGTAATATGGAGCAGCTCTCGCCTGTTATCGCTGAGAGCTACTCATGTGCCGGGCATTTTGAACCGGGGGGCAGACCTGCTGTCCAGAGGCCACCCTCGCTACAAGGATTGGAAACTCCACAGCGAGGTAGTGACCCTGATATGGGACAAATATGGCCGAGCAGAGATCGACCTCTTTGCGTCGAGGGAAAACGCTCAGTGCCCAATGTTCTACTCTCTGACCGATCAGAGCGCTCCACTGGGTTTGGATGCGTTAGCGCACGAATGGCCACGCCTCCTTCTATACGCGTTTCCTCCGCTGGAGCTGATCATTCCCACTCTGGCCAGGGTGCGGGAGGGGGGTCACTCCCTCATCCTGATAGCACCCCGGTGGCCTGGGAAACACTGGCTGGCAGAAATCTTTCAGCTGCTTTGCAGCCAGCCGTGGCCTCTACCTCCACGCAGAGATCTTCTGTCACAGGCGCGCGGGGAGATTTTCCACCCTCACCCGGAGCGCATGGCTTTGTGGGCTTGGCCCGTGAGAGGTTGA